In one Gossypium hirsutum isolate 1008001.06 chromosome D09, Gossypium_hirsutum_v2.1, whole genome shotgun sequence genomic region, the following are encoded:
- the LOC107929170 gene encoding eEF1A lysine and N-terminal methyltransferase-like, protein MEVDEAILETLQPSRFLSFAIPNPNPTLNPSLASPLIRIAVLDSPIQPSSPLIPSVAAMIVPKHRESDWIFSTESGHLQLLLSSPNIQRLILIGQEQQPIINGSSSSSIYRRWIDPDSLNNLEISLKPLVIALSPKSYFHNENLEVPFLCYEDNIVCSLVLEKCIGNFVGEMLVEDVEIEGSDQSREFRRRLRFKRMPNLVQTEIRIVPNKVSCLDSVDIGSSSIEFSPDLGVLVHAYLVPMVASLALIGSCIEKHVESGLRPKALCLGVGGGALVGFLKTQLDFEVVGVEVDEEVLRVARKYFGLEDGDLVRVQVRDGMEFMDQLAHGDVVGNIVPQFDVIMVDLDSDDPRNGVSAPPIEFFRRDVLLAARSVLRESGIFVINVIPQSRSFYEKLIHEFREVFPELYEINVGNVENFVLIAAKALPCSSSSSDSENKFLTKLRLAISGAYMDSINRIGDASN, encoded by the coding sequence ATGGAGGTAGACGAGGCCATCTTGGAAACCCTACAACCCTCTCGATTCCTCTCCTTCGCCATCCCAAACCCTAATCCCACCCTCAATCCCTCACTCGCCTCCCCACTCATTCGAATCGCTGTCCTCGACTCACCGATTCAGCCCTCCTCTCCTCTCATTCCCAGTGTCGCCGCCATGATCGTCCCCAAGCACCGCGAGTCCGACTGGATCTTCTCGACGGAGTCCGGTCATCTCCAACTCCTCCTCTCCTCCCCTAACATCCAACGCCTCATATTAATCGGACAAGAACAACAACCAATCATCAACGGCTCTAGTTCATCTTCCATTTACCGCCGTTGGATCGATCCCGATTCCCTAAACAACCTGGAGATTTCGCTAAAGCCACTGGTAATTGCATTATCTCCTAAAAGTTACTTCCATAATGAAAACTTGGAAGTACCCTTTTTGTGTTATGAGGATAATATTGTTTGTAGCTTAGTTTTAGAGAAATGTATTGGGAATTTTGTTGGTGAAATGCTTGTTGAAGATGTTGAGATAGAGGGTAGTGATCAGAGTAGGGAATTTAGGAGGAGATTAAGGTTTAAACGGATGCCTAATTTGGTTCAAACAGAGATTCGAATTGTGCCCAACAAGGTTTCTTGTTTGGATTCAGTTGATATAGGAAGCAGTAGTATAGAGTTTAGCCCTGATTTGGGGGTTTTGGTGCATGCTTATTTGGTGCCAATGGTGGCTAGTCTTGCTTTGATCGGGTCGTGCATTGAAAAGCATGTTGAATCCGGGTTAAGACCTAAAGCTTTATGTCTTGGTGTTGGGGGTGGAGCTCTAGTTGGGTTTTTGAAAACACAACTGGACTTTGAGGTTGTTGGTGTTGAGGTTGATGAAGAGGTGTTAAGGGTTGCTCGCAAGTACTTTGGATTGGAGGATGGAGATTTAGTTCGGGTTCAAGTCAGAGATGGTATGGAATTTATGGACCAACTTGCACATGGAGATGTTGTTGGTAACATCGTTCCTCAGTTTGATGTTATTATGGTTGATTTGGATTCTGATGATCCAAGAAATGGTGTTAGTGCTCCCCCAATAGAATTTTTTAGGAGGGATGTTCTTTTGGCTGCTAGATCGGTTCTTCGTGAATCCGGGATTTTTGTTATTAATGTGATCCCTCAAAGTAGATCGTTTTACGAGAAGTTGATACATGAATTTCGGGAGGTTTTCCCTGAGTTATATGAAATCAATGTTGGAAATGTAGAGAATTTCGTTCTCATCGCTGCTAAGGCTTTGCCTTGTTCGTCTTCAAGTAGTGATTCTGAAAATAAATTCCTTACAAAATTGAGACTGGCGATTTCAGGAGCATATATGGATTCCATTAATAGAATTGGAGATGCAAGCAATTAA